In Deltaproteobacteria bacterium GWC2_55_46, a single window of DNA contains:
- a CDS encoding adenosylmethionine--8-amino-7-oxononanoate transaminase, whose translation MKKKTSRLIALDRKYVWHPFTQMKEWTATDPLIIERAQGNYLIDTEGRRYLDGVSSLWVNVHGHRKKEIDRAIKEQLGRISHSTLLGLGNTPSIELAERLVNIAPRGLTKVFFSDNGSTAVEIALKMAFQYWEQSGKADKKKFIAFTGAYHGDTFGSMSVGEIDIFVKKYRPLLFSAFRAPYPYCYRCPLKKNYPDCKTGCLDVFEETLKRHHEEIAACVIEPLLQGAAGMVTSPPGFLKEVRRLTRKYGVLLIADEVATGFGRTGAMFACDIEMVSPDFLCLAKGITGGYMPLAATLTTEKVYKAFLGRYEDYRSFFHGHTYTGNPLGCAAALANLDIFEKEKVLYALLPKIDLFKKMLQGFNGLKHAGDIRQTGLVAGVELVKDRLTKEPYPAKKRVGYRACLNMRKYGVILRPLGDVIVIMPPLSIKTSELKKIMAAAYRGIKETTEGL comes from the coding sequence ATGAAAAAGAAGACATCACGCCTTATAGCCCTTGACCGGAAATACGTCTGGCACCCGTTCACCCAGATGAAAGAGTGGACTGCGACCGACCCGCTCATAATCGAACGGGCGCAGGGCAACTACCTCATAGATACTGAGGGCAGGCGCTACCTCGACGGGGTCTCGTCGCTCTGGGTCAACGTCCACGGCCACAGGAAAAAGGAGATCGACAGGGCGATAAAAGAGCAGCTTGGGCGCATCTCCCATTCAACGCTCCTGGGCCTCGGCAACACCCCTTCGATAGAGCTGGCCGAAAGGCTTGTAAATATCGCCCCCAGGGGGCTTACAAAGGTATTTTTCTCTGATAACGGCTCTACCGCCGTGGAGATAGCCCTCAAGATGGCCTTCCAGTACTGGGAACAGTCCGGGAAGGCGGATAAGAAAAAGTTCATCGCCTTTACCGGCGCGTACCACGGGGACACCTTCGGCTCCATGAGCGTCGGGGAAATAGATATCTTCGTAAAGAAGTACCGGCCACTCCTTTTCAGCGCCTTCCGCGCCCCGTACCCCTATTGCTACAGGTGCCCTCTCAAGAAAAACTACCCTGACTGCAAGACAGGTTGCCTCGATGTCTTTGAAGAGACCTTGAAGAGGCATCACGAGGAAATAGCCGCCTGCGTTATAGAGCCCCTCCTGCAGGGCGCGGCTGGCATGGTCACCTCCCCTCCAGGGTTTCTGAAAGAGGTAAGACGGCTCACAAGAAAGTACGGGGTGCTCCTCATAGCCGACGAGGTGGCAACAGGCTTCGGCAGGACCGGCGCCATGTTCGCCTGCGACATTGAGATGGTCAGCCCGGATTTCCTCTGCCTTGCCAAAGGGATAACAGGCGGCTACATGCCTCTGGCGGCCACCTTGACGACTGAGAAGGTCTATAAGGCATTTCTCGGAAGATATGAAGATTACAGGAGTTTTTTCCACGGCCATACCTACACGGGAAACCCGCTCGGTTGCGCGGCTGCCCTTGCCAACCTCGATATCTTCGAGAAGGAGAAGGTGCTATATGCGCTTTTACCAAAGATAGACCTCTTCAAAAAAATGCTTCAGGGTTTTAACGGGCTTAAGCACGCAGGCGACATAAGGCAGACAGGCCTTGTCGCCGGGGTCGAGCTGGTAAAGGACAGGCTTACAAAAGAGCCATACCCGGCGAAGAAGAGGGTTGGCTACAGGGCATGCCTCAACATGAGGAAGTATGGAGTAATCCTTCGCCCGCTTGGGGACGTCATAGTCATCATGCCTCCCCTCAGCATAAAGACCTCAGAGCTTAAAAAAATAATGGCAGCGGCCTATAGGGGAATAAAGGAGACGACCGAAGGACTGTGA
- a CDS encoding dethiobiotin synthase, whose amino-acid sequence MKRGFFITGTDTGVGKTEAACLLARSFRGAGLRVGVMKPVETGCPESDGKLVPVDALKLQEAAGSEARLEIINPYRLPLPLSPQTASEHFDITIEFEKIKSCYEELSIDSDIMLIEGAGGLLVPVSEGRSMADLALSLGLPVIVVAANRLGAINHTLLTVRCAISMGLNVAGVILNNATPEDNDISRGYNRADIARLCQAPLLFEIPFSDRKKEAPFLLEEGLLSDLLSRAT is encoded by the coding sequence GTGAAGCGGGGCTTTTTCATAACCGGGACAGACACAGGGGTCGGAAAGACCGAGGCGGCATGCCTGCTTGCGAGGTCTTTCAGGGGCGCCGGGTTGCGTGTCGGGGTCATGAAGCCTGTAGAGACCGGGTGCCCTGAAAGTGACGGGAAGCTCGTGCCAGTCGACGCGCTTAAGCTCCAGGAGGCCGCTGGCTCAGAGGCCAGGCTTGAGATAATTAACCCATACAGGCTCCCGCTACCCTTATCGCCTCAGACAGCATCAGAGCATTTCGATATAACCATCGAATTTGAAAAGATTAAATCCTGTTACGAAGAGCTATCGATAGATAGTGATATCATGTTGATAGAAGGCGCCGGAGGCCTCCTTGTGCCTGTCTCCGAAGGCAGGAGCATGGCTGACCTCGCCCTCTCGCTTGGCCTGCCCGTCATCGTAGTTGCGGCAAACAGGCTTGGCGCGATAAACCACACCCTCCTTACCGTCAGATGCGCCATCTCAATGGGGCTTAACGTTGCCGGCGTCATACTAAACAACGCCACACCGGAAGACAACGACATAAGCCGTGGATATAACCGGGCCGATATCGCACGCCTCTGTCAAGCCCCCCTCTTATTCGAGATCCCTTTCAGCGACAGAAAAAAAGAGGCCCCCTTCCTTCTGGAAGAGGGCCTCTTGTCTGACCTTTTAAGCAGAGCTACTTAA
- a CDS encoding aconitate hydratase (Catalyzes the conversion of citrate to isocitrate): protein MGKSVAHKLIDSHLVSGEPVQGKEVNIRIDQTITQDATGTMAYLQFEAMGVPRVKTEISVSYVDHNTLQYGGFENADDHRFLQTLASKYGIYFSKPGNGICHQVHLERFGKPGKTMLGSDSHTPTGGGIGMLAIGAGGLDVAVALGGGPFNLVYPKVVLVNLKGKLKPWVSAKDVILELLRKMTVKGGVGKVIEYGGEGVASLTVPERATITNMGAELGATTSVFPSDDVTKAFLEAQGRESDWIELKADEDAKYDETIEINLSKLEPMIAKPHMPDQVCKVSEIEGLKVDQVCVGSCTNSSYRDLMLVSEVFHKGGFKVHPDVSMTISPGSKQVLDMMALNKGLSHLIESGARILEATCGPCIGNGQSPPSGGVSLRTFNRNFEGRSGTKDGKVYLCSPEVAVAAAIYGVITDPRKLGKFPKVKMPAKFLIDDSMVVAPAKDPSKVNISRGPNIKELPKQSPLPDVLKGKVLIKLGDNITTDHITPAGTWLKYRSNVPKYSESVFSQIDAQFHEKAKAAGGGFVVGGENYGQGSSREHAALCPMYLGIKAIVAKSFARIHKDNLVNFGILPLTFATPADYDSIEDGDELEMPGLRQGLTSGDTVIMRNVSKGTDVKLKHGYSPRQVETILAGGTLNYTTAAK from the coding sequence GTGGGCAAGAGCGTTGCGCATAAGCTGATCGACAGCCATCTTGTATCAGGCGAGCCTGTACAGGGGAAAGAAGTAAACATCAGGATAGACCAGACCATTACTCAGGACGCCACAGGTACGATGGCGTACCTGCAGTTTGAGGCGATGGGCGTGCCAAGGGTCAAAACAGAGATCTCGGTGAGCTATGTCGACCACAACACCCTGCAGTACGGCGGCTTTGAGAACGCCGACGACCACAGGTTCCTCCAGACACTCGCCTCGAAGTACGGCATATACTTCTCGAAGCCCGGCAACGGCATATGCCACCAGGTCCATCTCGAGAGGTTCGGGAAGCCCGGCAAGACCATGCTCGGCTCCGACAGCCACACACCGACCGGCGGCGGCATAGGCATGCTGGCCATAGGCGCGGGCGGCCTCGACGTGGCGGTGGCTCTCGGCGGCGGCCCCTTTAACCTCGTATACCCCAAGGTAGTGCTCGTGAACCTCAAGGGCAAATTGAAGCCCTGGGTCTCTGCCAAGGACGTCATCCTCGAGCTGCTGAGAAAGATGACGGTTAAGGGTGGTGTAGGCAAGGTCATCGAGTACGGCGGCGAGGGTGTCGCAAGCCTCACCGTGCCTGAGAGGGCTACCATCACCAACATGGGCGCCGAGCTAGGCGCGACCACCTCGGTATTCCCCTCTGACGATGTGACAAAGGCGTTCCTCGAGGCGCAGGGCAGGGAATCTGACTGGATAGAGCTTAAGGCCGACGAGGATGCAAAATACGACGAGACTATCGAGATAAACCTCTCGAAGCTCGAGCCTATGATAGCGAAGCCCCACATGCCCGACCAGGTCTGCAAGGTCTCCGAGATAGAAGGGCTCAAGGTCGACCAGGTATGCGTGGGAAGCTGCACCAACTCTTCATACAGGGACCTGATGCTCGTTTCCGAGGTCTTCCACAAGGGCGGCTTCAAGGTGCACCCTGACGTGAGCATGACCATCTCCCCTGGCTCCAAGCAGGTGCTCGACATGATGGCGCTGAACAAGGGGCTTTCGCATCTGATCGAGTCAGGCGCGAGGATCCTCGAGGCCACTTGCGGCCCCTGCATCGGAAACGGCCAGTCGCCCCCGTCCGGCGGCGTCTCTCTTCGTACCTTCAACAGGAACTTCGAGGGAAGGTCGGGGACCAAGGACGGCAAGGTCTACCTCTGCAGCCCCGAGGTCGCCGTGGCCGCCGCCATCTACGGCGTCATAACCGACCCGAGGAAGCTCGGCAAGTTCCCCAAGGTCAAGATGCCTGCAAAGTTCCTTATCGACGACTCTATGGTAGTCGCGCCAGCGAAGGACCCTTCAAAGGTCAATATCTCGCGCGGACCGAACATAAAAGAGCTCCCCAAGCAGTCGCCCCTTCCCGATGTTCTTAAAGGCAAGGTCCTCATAAAGCTCGGGGACAACATCACCACAGACCATATCACGCCCGCGGGCACGTGGCTCAAGTACCGCTCTAACGTGCCAAAGTACTCCGAGAGCGTCTTTTCGCAGATAGACGCACAGTTCCATGAGAAGGCGAAGGCCGCTGGCGGCGGGTTCGTGGTCGGCGGAGAGAACTACGGCCAGGGCTCGTCCCGCGAACACGCGGCGCTCTGCCCGATGTACCTTGGCATTAAGGCGATAGTCGCGAAGAGCTTCGCGAGGATCCACAAGGACAACCTGGTGAACTTCGGCATACTGCCGCTTACCTTCGCCACCCCGGCTGACTACGATTCTATCGAGGACGGGGACGAGCTTGAGATGCCTGGCTTGAGGCAGGGGCTTACCTCCGGTGATACGGTCATAATGAGGAACGTGTCAAAGGGTACGGATGTTAAGCTCAAGCACGGGTACTCGCCCAGGCAGGTAGAGACGATACTTGCCGGAGGCACGCTTAACTACACGACCGCGGCCAAGTAA
- the pntB gene encoding NAD(P) transhydrogenase subunit beta (catalyzes reversible transfer of hydride ion equivalent between NAD and NADP; membrane-bound proton pump that translocates protons from cytosolic to periplasmic side of the inner membrane; forms a tetramer composed of two alpha and 2 beta subunits; AB-stereospecific enzyme), producing MPEGLVTIAYIGGTILFILSLGGLSNPETARRGNMFGIIGMAIAIIATIIGKVTGSFGVLGIAMLAGGIIGALLAAKVKMTEMPELVAMLHSFVGLAAVLVGYANYIDPNIHLAGAEKSVHDVETYLGVLIGAVTFSGSIIAFGKLSGKIGGKPLLLPARHWLNLIALVIVIFFAVSFVRAEDSAAGLFPLIVMTVIALFFGIHMVMAIGGADMPVVVSMLNSYSGWAAAATGFMLSNDLLIVTGALVGSSGAILSYIMCRAMNRKFLSVIAGGFGTGTSTASSAATTGGEVVSVSAEETAELLRNSQEVVIVPGYGMAVAQAQHAVSDIAKLLRDKDVKVRFAIHPVAGRMPGHMNVLLAEAKVPYDIVMEMEEINHDFPDTDVVVVIGANDIVNPAAQEDPGSPIAGMPVLEVWKAKTSIVLKRSMASGYAGVDNPLFYKENNRMLFGDAKSTVDAVLKALKG from the coding sequence ATGCCTGAAGGATTAGTGACCATAGCGTACATCGGAGGGACCATCCTCTTCATCCTGAGCCTCGGCGGGCTGAGCAATCCCGAAACAGCGCGCCGCGGCAACATGTTCGGCATAATCGGCATGGCCATCGCTATAATTGCCACGATCATCGGCAAGGTCACCGGTTCATTCGGTGTGCTGGGCATCGCCATGCTCGCCGGCGGAATAATCGGCGCGTTGCTGGCGGCAAAGGTCAAGATGACCGAGATGCCGGAACTGGTGGCCATGCTCCACAGCTTTGTGGGCCTCGCAGCGGTGCTTGTCGGCTACGCAAACTACATCGACCCTAACATCCATTTAGCCGGCGCTGAAAAATCCGTCCACGATGTGGAGACCTATCTGGGCGTGCTTATCGGCGCGGTAACATTTTCCGGCTCCATAATAGCCTTTGGCAAATTGAGCGGAAAGATCGGCGGCAAGCCCCTTTTGCTTCCGGCCCGGCACTGGCTCAACCTCATCGCGCTCGTCATCGTGATCTTCTTCGCCGTATCGTTTGTGCGCGCTGAAGACAGCGCCGCGGGGCTTTTCCCGCTGATTGTCATGACCGTCATCGCACTGTTCTTCGGCATCCACATGGTCATGGCCATCGGCGGCGCGGACATGCCGGTGGTGGTGTCCATGCTCAACAGCTATTCGGGCTGGGCGGCGGCAGCAACCGGCTTTATGCTCTCCAACGACCTTCTTATTGTTACAGGAGCGCTGGTGGGCAGCAGCGGCGCGATCCTGAGCTACATCATGTGCCGCGCCATGAACCGGAAGTTCCTGAGTGTCATCGCCGGTGGCTTCGGCACAGGCACGTCAACGGCTTCGAGCGCGGCGACGACCGGCGGCGAGGTGGTATCCGTCTCCGCGGAAGAGACCGCAGAACTCCTGCGTAATTCCCAGGAGGTGGTCATCGTCCCGGGCTACGGCATGGCGGTGGCGCAGGCGCAGCACGCGGTCTCTGACATTGCCAAGCTTCTGCGCGACAAGGACGTCAAGGTCCGTTTCGCCATCCATCCGGTGGCGGGACGCATGCCAGGCCACATGAACGTGCTCCTTGCCGAGGCCAAGGTGCCTTATGACATCGTCATGGAGATGGAAGAGATCAACCACGATTTTCCGGATACGGACGTGGTAGTGGTGATCGGCGCCAACGATATCGTAAATCCCGCGGCCCAGGAAGACCCCGGCAGCCCTATCGCGGGAATGCCGGTGCTTGAGGTATGGAAGGCCAAGACCTCCATCGTGCTCAAGCGCAGCATGGCCTCAGGCTATGCGGGTGTAGACAACCCGCTCTTCTACAAGGAAAACAACCGTATGCTCTTCGGCGACGCCAAGTCAACGGTTGACGCGGTGCTCAAGGCATTGAAGGGATAA